In a genomic window of Thiosocius teredinicola:
- the cysI gene encoding assimilatory sulfite reductase (NADPH) hemoprotein subunit → MDIEVNPNEIIKTNSRGLRGTLKESLADEVSGALAPADAQISKFHGFYEQDDRDVRRERQVQFLEPYYSFMLRARLPGGVCSAQQWLAIDEVGRELGNGSIRLTTRQTFQYHGILKKNLKPLIKRINQAMIDSIGGCGDINRNVLCNPNPEQSALHQTVYGWARRISEHLLPRTRAYHEIWLDGEIQSGGEDESIYGNTYLPRKFKTAVAVPPHNDVDVYTNDLGFIAIAEGDELVGFNVVAGGGMGVTHDDPSTYPRLADELGFVSPEDVIAVAEAVVTTQRDFGNRVSRRHARLKYTIDRMGLDDFVAQVEMRSGVRFRPSRPVTFTSQGDRFGWAADADGSWYLTLFIENGRVVDAEQSQLMSGLRKIAQVHTGEFRITPSQNLIIAGVDAADKVAISTLAREHGLLTDGPSPTRLESIACVALPTCPQAMAEGERYFPAFIDAIDEMARRKGIERQPIVIRMTGCPNGCARPYVAEIGLVGKGPGRYNLLIGGDGVGMRIARLYRKNLNEAELLNTIGELFERYAAEGSPEERFGDFTVRAGIVQPLHNPAEGFHEPA, encoded by the coding sequence ATGGATATCGAAGTGAACCCCAACGAGATCATCAAGACCAACAGTCGCGGTCTGCGCGGCACGCTCAAAGAGAGTCTGGCCGATGAAGTGAGCGGTGCGCTGGCACCGGCGGACGCACAGATCAGCAAGTTTCACGGTTTCTACGAGCAGGACGACCGCGACGTGCGACGCGAGCGTCAGGTTCAGTTCCTCGAGCCTTACTACAGTTTCATGTTGCGCGCGCGTTTGCCCGGCGGTGTCTGCTCGGCGCAGCAGTGGCTGGCGATCGACGAAGTCGGTCGCGAGCTGGGCAACGGCAGTATCCGTCTGACCACGCGACAGACCTTCCAGTACCACGGGATTCTCAAAAAGAATCTCAAGCCGCTGATAAAACGTATCAACCAGGCGATGATCGATTCGATCGGTGGCTGCGGCGACATTAATCGCAACGTGCTGTGCAACCCGAACCCGGAGCAGTCGGCGTTGCACCAGACGGTGTACGGTTGGGCGCGCCGGATCAGCGAGCATCTCTTGCCGAGAACGCGGGCCTATCACGAGATCTGGCTGGACGGCGAAATCCAGTCGGGCGGTGAAGACGAATCGATCTACGGGAACACCTATCTGCCACGCAAGTTCAAGACGGCTGTTGCGGTACCGCCGCACAACGATGTCGATGTGTACACCAATGATCTCGGTTTTATCGCCATCGCCGAGGGCGACGAGCTGGTCGGCTTCAATGTTGTCGCCGGCGGTGGAATGGGTGTTACGCACGACGATCCCAGCACCTATCCGCGTCTGGCAGACGAACTCGGTTTTGTCAGTCCCGAAGACGTGATTGCCGTTGCCGAGGCGGTCGTAACAACCCAGCGTGATTTCGGTAACCGGGTGAGTCGACGTCATGCGCGCTTGAAATACACCATCGATCGCATGGGGCTTGATGACTTCGTGGCGCAGGTGGAAATGCGCAGCGGTGTTCGCTTCAGGCCGTCACGCCCTGTGACCTTTACCAGCCAGGGCGATCGTTTCGGTTGGGCTGCCGACGCCGACGGAAGCTGGTACCTCACGCTGTTTATCGAGAATGGCCGGGTGGTCGATGCAGAGCAATCGCAGTTGATGAGCGGTCTGCGCAAGATTGCCCAGGTACACACGGGCGAGTTTCGTATCACGCCCAGCCAGAACCTGATCATTGCCGGCGTAGATGCTGCCGACAAGGTGGCTATCAGTACCCTGGCGCGCGAGCATGGTCTGCTCACGGATGGACCCAGCCCAACGCGATTGGAGAGCATCGCCTGCGTGGCCTTGCCGACTTGTCCGCAGGCAATGGCGGAAGGCGAGCGTTACTTCCCCGCGTTTATCGATGCGATCGACGAGATGGCACGGCGCAAAGGGATTGAACGGCAGCCGATCGTGATCCGCATGACCGGTTGCCCGAACGGTTGTGCGCGGCCCTATGTCGCCGAGATCGGCCTGGTCGGCAAAGGCCCGGGGCGCTACAACCTGCTGATCGGCGGTGATGGCGTCGGCATGCGCATAGCCCGCTTGTACCGTAAGAATTTGAATGAAGCTGAATTGCTGAACACGATCGGCGAGCTGTTCGAGCGGTACGCAGCCGAAGGCTCGCCCGAAGAGCGGTTTGGTGACTTCACGGTCAGAGCCGGGATTGTGCAGCCGTTGCACAATCCGGCGGAGGGCTTTCATGAACCTGCTTGA
- a CDS encoding phosphoadenylyl-sulfate reductase — MNLLEIPHRELLGDARRLDELNGHLEKLNAQQRIEWAMQRLPGNHVLTSSFGIQAALMLHMVTRVAPNIPVVLVDTGYLFPETYRFVDELTERLQLNLHIYRAPVSPAWQETRYGRLWEQGTAGLEHYNRINKVEPLKQALHDLDVQTWFAGLRRVQADSREQLPVLRAQEARFKVHPVIDWNNRDLYRYLRKHGLPYHPLWEAGYESVGDWHTSQPLQPGMRPEDTRFFGLKRECGIHD; from the coding sequence ATGAACCTGCTTGAAATCCCCCATCGTGAACTGCTCGGCGACGCGCGCCGCCTGGATGAATTGAACGGCCACCTGGAGAAGCTCAATGCCCAACAGCGTATTGAATGGGCGATGCAGCGGCTACCCGGCAATCATGTATTGACGTCGAGTTTCGGTATCCAGGCGGCGTTGATGCTGCACATGGTCACCCGGGTCGCGCCGAACATCCCGGTGGTTCTGGTCGATACCGGTTATCTGTTTCCTGAGACCTATCGTTTCGTCGATGAGCTTACCGAGCGACTACAGCTCAACCTGCACATCTACCGCGCGCCGGTCTCGCCTGCGTGGCAGGAAACCCGCTACGGCAGATTGTGGGAACAGGGCACGGCCGGTCTCGAACACTACAACCGAATCAACAAGGTCGAACCTCTAAAGCAGGCGCTGCACGACCTCGACGTTCAGACATGGTTCGCCGGACTGCGACGCGTGCAGGCCGACAGTCGCGAACAGTTGCCGGTGCTGCGTGCACAGGAAGCGCGCTTCAAGGTGCACCCGGTGATCGATTGGAATAACCGCGATCTCTATCGCTATCTGCGCAAGCACGGCCTGCCGTATCACCCGCTGTGGGAAGCCGGTTATGAATCGGTCGGCGATTGGCACACCAGTCAGCCCCTGCAGCCCGGCATGCGCCCGGAAGACACCCGCTTTTTCGGCCTGAAAAGGGAATGCGGTATTCACGATTGA